Proteins encoded together in one Flavobacteriales bacterium window:
- a CDS encoding 1-acyl-sn-glycerol-3-phosphate acyltransferase produces the protein MPAHPHHDRPAIRTGEERRSPVLKWLFAPLRLAYKLWFGLLFWLSLLVLYVPFKLLLRRPKGYRAAFRLKRVWGAFLHWAGLFPQHITWRGPLPEPPYVVVSNHSSYIDIVQMFNLVPHYFLMMGKYELQRWPLFRIFFKDMDIAVNRGSHVEAAKAFRRAAKALDSGACVVLFPEGTIPHTVPRMKPFKDGAFRLAIEKQVPVVPVTFLNHWRLFGDPEDLLSRGHPGISRAVVHSAVHTTGLQDSDVVALRHRVFDLIEAPLLEHEAG, from the coding sequence ATGCCTGCGCATCCGCACCATGACCGCCCGGCCATCCGCACGGGCGAGGAGCGCAGGAGCCCCGTGCTCAAATGGCTTTTCGCCCCCCTGCGGCTCGCGTACAAGCTGTGGTTCGGCCTGCTGTTCTGGCTCAGCCTGCTGGTGCTGTACGTTCCGTTCAAGCTGCTGCTGCGACGGCCGAAGGGCTACCGGGCCGCCTTCCGGTTGAAGCGCGTGTGGGGCGCCTTCCTGCACTGGGCCGGGCTCTTTCCCCAGCACATCACCTGGCGCGGGCCCCTGCCCGAGCCGCCCTACGTGGTGGTGAGCAACCACAGCAGCTACATCGACATCGTGCAGATGTTCAACCTCGTGCCGCACTACTTCCTGATGATGGGTAAATACGAGCTGCAGCGTTGGCCGTTGTTCCGCATCTTCTTCAAGGACATGGACATCGCCGTGAACCGCGGCAGCCATGTGGAAGCGGCGAAGGCCTTCCGCCGCGCCGCCAAGGCCCTGGACAGCGGGGCCTGCGTGGTGCTCTTCCCCGAGGGCACCATCCCGCACACTGTGCCGCGCATGAAGCCGTTCAAGGACGGCGCCTTCCGGCTGGCCATCGAGAAACAGGTGCCCGTGGTGCCGGTCACCTTCCTCAACCATTGGCGCCTGTTCGGCGATCCGGAGGACCTGCTGAGCCGCGGCCATCCCGGCATCAGCCGCGCCGTGGTGCACTCCGCCGTGCACACCACCGGCCTGCAGGACAGCGATGTGGTAGCTTTGCGCCACCGCGTGTTCGACCTCATCGAAGCGCCGCTGTTGGAGCATGAAGCTGGATGA
- a CDS encoding rod shape-determining protein, which yields MGLLNFFTQEIAIDLGTANTLIIHNDKVVVDEPSIVAVDRTTGRVIAIGRQAQQMHGKTHENIKTVRPLRDGVIADFQAAEEMIKGMIKMIKPGRQLFTPNLRMVICIPSGITEVEKRAVRDSAEHAGAKEVYLIHEPMAAAIGIGIDVEEPMGNMIIDIGGGTSEIAVIALGGIVCDKNIRVAGDEFTQDIEEYMRRQHNILVGERTAEQIKIEVGAAMTELENPPPDYAVRGRDLMTGIPKEITVTYSEIAQALDKSISKIEEAILSALEATPPELSADIYKTGIYMAGGGALLRGLDKRISIKTKLPVHVSEDPLRAVARGTGIALKNIDRFQFLMRE from the coding sequence ATGGGCCTGCTCAACTTCTTCACCCAGGAGATCGCGATCGACCTTGGTACGGCGAACACCCTGATCATCCACAACGACAAGGTGGTGGTGGATGAACCCAGCATCGTGGCGGTGGACCGCACCACGGGGCGTGTGATCGCCATCGGGCGCCAGGCGCAGCAGATGCACGGCAAGACGCACGAGAACATCAAGACGGTGCGCCCCCTCCGCGACGGCGTGATCGCCGATTTCCAGGCGGCCGAGGAGATGATCAAGGGCATGATCAAGATGATCAAGCCCGGACGGCAGCTCTTCACCCCCAACCTGCGCATGGTGATCTGCATCCCCAGCGGCATCACCGAGGTGGAGAAGCGCGCCGTGCGCGACAGCGCCGAGCACGCCGGGGCCAAGGAGGTGTACCTGATCCACGAGCCGATGGCCGCGGCCATCGGCATCGGCATCGACGTGGAGGAGCCGATGGGCAACATGATCATCGACATCGGGGGCGGCACCTCGGAGATCGCGGTGATCGCCCTGGGCGGCATCGTGTGCGACAAGAACATCCGGGTGGCGGGCGATGAGTTCACCCAGGACATCGAGGAGTACATGCGCCGCCAGCACAACATCCTGGTGGGCGAACGCACCGCCGAGCAGATCAAGATCGAGGTGGGCGCGGCGATGACCGAGCTGGAGAACCCACCGCCGGACTATGCGGTGCGGGGCCGCGACCTGATGACGGGCATCCCCAAGGAGATCACCGTCACCTACAGCGAGATCGCGCAGGCGCTGGACAAGAGCATCAGCAAGATCGAGGAGGCCATCCTCAGCGCGCTGGAGGCCACCCCGCCCGAACTGAGCGCCGACATCTACAAGACGGGCATCTACATGGCCGGCGGTGGGGCGTTGCTTCGCGGGCTGGACAAGCGCATCAGCATCAAGACCAAGCTTCCGGTGCACGTGAGCGAGGATCCGCTGCGGGCCGTGGCGCGCGGCACCGGCATCGCCCTGAAGAACATCGACCGGTTCCAGTTCCTGATGAGGGAGTAA
- the mreD gene encoding rod shape-determining protein MreD: MIATIIANLLRFVVLVALQVIVLDHLDVANGWLVPYLYVLFLLMLPFELPAWSLLLAGGAVGGLMDLLSDTPGMHTTACLVMMYVRGIWQRLIAPREGYEYGMRPDVQHMGLSWTLTYAGVLVLVHHQWLFFFELHRFDRAGGTLLRAVGSAAFTLVLALLAQFLMRTDRRART, translated from the coding sequence ATGATCGCCACCATCATCGCCAACCTGCTGCGTTTCGTGGTGCTCGTCGCCCTGCAGGTGATCGTGCTGGACCACCTGGATGTGGCGAACGGCTGGCTGGTCCCCTACCTGTACGTCCTGTTCCTGCTGATGCTCCCCTTCGAGCTTCCGGCGTGGTCGCTGCTGCTGGCCGGTGGCGCCGTCGGCGGGCTGATGGACCTGCTGAGCGACACACCGGGCATGCACACCACCGCCTGCCTGGTGATGATGTACGTCCGCGGCATCTGGCAACGCCTCATCGCCCCGCGCGAGGGGTACGAGTACGGCATGCGCCCCGATGTGCAGCACATGGGCCTTTCCTGGACCCTGACCTACGCCGGGGTGCTGGTGCTGGTGCACCACCAGTGGCTGTTCTTCTTCGAGCTGCACCGGTTCGACCGGGCGGGCGGCACCCTGCTGCGCGCGGTGGGCAGCGCGGCCTTCACCCTGGTGCTCGCGCTGCTGGCCCAGTTCCTGATGCGCACCGACCGACGGGCCCGGACATGA
- the mrdA gene encoding penicillin-binding protein 2 has translation MNFEERKYVLIAAVILISSVFLLRLFWVQVVDDHWKAEAANISERKVTVYPARGLILDRNGELLVANTPVYDIMVVPREVVAFDTTAFATLVGVPLEEVKRRIAEAGRYSSYKPSVFEKQITADQYAAIAPHLSKYHGFYGQSRTLRTYPRRIAAHLLGYLSEVDARKVEQDPYYKPGDVIGVGGLEQYYEKDLRGRRGVKYVVVDVHNKVQGPFREGLYDTLAHEGKHLYTSIDARMQAYGERLMKGKKGSIVAIEPATGEILCLVTSPTYDPELLVGRVRNTNYGVLQRDSLKPLFDRALQAQYPPGSIYKIVQSLLALQDSAITPNTGFPCNKSLVGCHGHPNAGTIQSAIQYSCNPYFYMVFKRLMEQGDHPDRFTAASINLDHWNTGMRSFGLGQRPQVDLPALKGGSIPDAKFYDRIYGKGRWAFSTIYSVSIGQGEVLVVPMQMANLAAIFANKGWYRDPHVVRAVGRPDSMLPQWEQKHFTDVDAHWYDLIQEGMRRVVNEPGGTARQARIPGVTVCGKTGTAENPHGQDHAVFVCFAPMEDPRIAMAVYVENSGFGGTWAAPIASLLMEQYLTDSISRPDLEKRMLEADLIAQEKFFRKKPKAPRRRR, from the coding sequence ATGAACTTCGAGGAGCGCAAATACGTCCTCATCGCCGCGGTGATCCTGATCAGCTCGGTGTTCCTCCTCCGGCTCTTCTGGGTGCAGGTGGTGGACGATCACTGGAAGGCCGAGGCCGCGAACATCAGCGAGCGCAAGGTGACCGTCTACCCGGCGCGTGGGTTGATCCTGGACCGGAACGGGGAGCTGCTGGTGGCCAACACACCGGTGTACGACATCATGGTGGTGCCGCGCGAGGTCGTCGCCTTCGACACCACCGCCTTCGCCACCCTGGTGGGCGTGCCCCTGGAGGAGGTCAAGCGCCGCATTGCCGAGGCGGGCCGCTACAGCAGCTACAAACCCTCGGTGTTCGAGAAACAGATCACCGCCGACCAGTACGCCGCCATCGCCCCGCATCTGTCCAAGTACCACGGGTTCTACGGGCAGAGCCGCACGCTGCGCACCTACCCAAGGCGCATTGCCGCCCACCTGCTGGGCTACCTCAGCGAGGTGGACGCCCGCAAGGTGGAGCAGGATCCGTACTACAAGCCGGGCGACGTGATCGGTGTGGGTGGCCTGGAGCAGTACTACGAAAAGGACCTGCGGGGGCGACGCGGCGTGAAGTACGTGGTGGTGGACGTGCATAACAAGGTGCAGGGGCCCTTCCGCGAAGGCTTGTACGACACGCTGGCCCACGAGGGGAAGCACCTCTACACCAGCATCGACGCGCGCATGCAGGCCTATGGGGAGCGCCTCATGAAAGGCAAGAAGGGCAGCATCGTGGCCATCGAGCCCGCCACGGGTGAGATCCTCTGCCTGGTGACCTCCCCCACCTACGACCCCGAACTGCTCGTGGGCCGGGTTCGCAACACGAACTACGGAGTGCTGCAGCGCGACAGCCTGAAGCCGCTCTTCGACCGGGCGCTGCAGGCCCAGTACCCGCCGGGCTCCATCTACAAGATCGTGCAGTCGCTCCTGGCGCTGCAGGACTCGGCCATCACGCCGAACACCGGTTTCCCGTGCAACAAGTCCCTCGTAGGCTGCCACGGGCACCCCAACGCCGGCACGATCCAGAGCGCGATCCAATACTCGTGCAACCCATACTTCTACATGGTGTTCAAGCGGCTCATGGAGCAGGGGGACCACCCGGACCGGTTCACTGCGGCCAGCATCAACCTGGACCACTGGAACACGGGCATGCGATCGTTCGGTCTGGGCCAGCGCCCGCAGGTGGACCTGCCCGCGCTCAAGGGCGGCAGCATCCCGGATGCGAAGTTCTACGACCGTATCTACGGCAAGGGACGTTGGGCCTTCAGCACCATCTACAGCGTGAGCATCGGGCAGGGCGAGGTGCTGGTGGTGCCCATGCAGATGGCCAACCTGGCGGCCATCTTCGCCAACAAGGGCTGGTACCGCGACCCGCATGTGGTGCGCGCCGTGGGCCGGCCGGACAGCATGCTGCCACAGTGGGAGCAGAAGCACTTCACGGACGTGGATGCGCATTGGTACGACCTGATCCAGGAGGGCATGCGGCGCGTGGTGAACGAACCGGGTGGCACCGCACGCCAGGCACGGATCCCCGGTGTCACCGTGTGCGGAAAGACGGGCACGGCGGAGAACCCACACGGCCAGGACCACGCGGTGTTCGTGTGCTTCGCGCCCATGGAGGATCCCCGGATCGCCATGGCCGTGTACGTGGAGAACAGCGGTTTCGGCGGCACCTGGGCGGCGCCCATCGCCAGCCTGCTCATGGAGCAGTACCTCACCGACAGCATCAGCCGGCCCGACCTGGAGAAGCGCATGCTGGAGGCCGACCTCATCGCACAGGAGAAGTTCTTCCGCAAGAAACCCAAGGCCCCCCGGCGTCGGCGATGA
- a CDS encoding rod shape-determining protein MreC, which yields MRDLFRFLFRIRSTLLFLLLMALAYGWALDGNEHHRSRAIGSANTAIGTLYTWRSDVATYAGLREENERLARANADLMMRGRGNYAPVSARFTAFHDTVHEQRYAHLAARVVNSTTHKQRNTLTLDKGTGAGVAPDMGVIGDHGIVGVVRQVGPRFCVAASVLDPDLNTSVQLKRTGHFGLLSWDTGDPRTASALDIAKHAPVSVGDTLVTRGGDGIFPAGIDVGVVTEVVNDPSSNYHTIRVRLTEDLTRSGHVYLVKDLHRVERDTLEARIQAP from the coding sequence ATGCGCGACCTTTTCCGTTTCCTGTTCCGGATCCGCAGCACCCTGCTCTTCCTGCTGCTGATGGCCCTGGCCTACGGTTGGGCACTGGACGGCAACGAGCATCACCGGTCGCGGGCCATCGGTTCGGCCAACACCGCCATCGGCACCCTGTACACCTGGCGCTCGGACGTGGCCACCTATGCCGGGCTGCGCGAGGAGAACGAGCGGCTGGCGCGGGCCAACGCCGACCTGATGATGCGCGGGCGCGGCAATTACGCCCCGGTGTCCGCCCGGTTCACCGCCTTCCACGACACGGTGCATGAGCAGCGCTACGCGCACCTGGCCGCCCGTGTGGTGAACAGCACCACGCACAAGCAACGCAACACCCTCACGCTGGACAAGGGGACGGGTGCCGGTGTGGCGCCCGACATGGGCGTCATCGGCGACCATGGCATCGTGGGCGTGGTGCGGCAGGTGGGGCCCCGGTTCTGCGTGGCCGCCAGCGTGCTCGACCCGGACCTGAACACGAGCGTGCAGCTGAAACGGACCGGGCATTTCGGCCTGCTGAGCTGGGACACCGGCGATCCGCGCACCGCCTCGGCGCTGGACATCGCCAAGCACGCTCCGGTGTCCGTCGGCGACACCCTGGTGACGCGCGGTGGCGACGGCATCTTCCCGGCCGGCATCGATGTGGGCGTGGTCACCGAGGTGGTCAACGACCCGAGCAGCAACTACCACACGATCCGCGTGCGGCTCACCGAGGACCTCACCCGCAGCGGCCACGTGTACCTCGTCAAGGACCTGCACCGCGTGGAACGGGACACGCTGGAGGCGCGCATCCAGGCCCCATGA
- the trpS gene encoding tryptophan--tRNA ligase, whose product MTRVLTGIQSTGTPHLGNVLGAIRPAVSLADRGAGGSFLFIADLHALTQVKDPAAMRENTDRVAAAWLACGLDPARTMFYRQSDVPEVTELAWYLSCFFPYSRLALAHSFKDKADRLEDVNGGLFTYPMLMAADILLYDAEVVPVGKDQKQHLEFTRDVAERFNHQMGDTFVLPDARIDEDVMIVPGTDGEKMSKSRGNLIRPFAPEKELKQEVMGIVTDSAPLEAPKDPEANTVYRLYKLVAPTDAVADMAGKFRAGGYGYGHAKKDLLAALLDGFRTERDTYDRLMADRGELDRQLRVGADKARTVATATLARVRERLGLRAR is encoded by the coding sequence ATGACCCGCGTCCTCACCGGCATCCAGAGCACCGGCACCCCGCATCTCGGCAACGTGCTGGGCGCCATCCGCCCTGCGGTATCCTTGGCGGACCGTGGCGCGGGCGGCTCCTTCCTGTTCATCGCCGACCTGCACGCCCTCACCCAGGTGAAGGACCCCGCGGCCATGCGCGAGAACACCGACCGTGTGGCGGCCGCGTGGCTGGCCTGCGGGCTGGACCCGGCGCGCACCATGTTCTACCGCCAGAGCGACGTGCCCGAAGTGACCGAACTGGCCTGGTACCTCAGCTGCTTCTTCCCCTACTCGCGCCTGGCGCTGGCGCACAGCTTCAAGGACAAGGCCGACCGGTTGGAGGATGTGAACGGCGGGCTCTTCACCTACCCGATGCTGATGGCGGCCGACATCCTGCTGTACGATGCGGAGGTGGTGCCGGTGGGCAAGGACCAGAAGCAGCATCTGGAGTTCACGCGGGACGTGGCCGAGCGGTTCAACCACCAGATGGGCGACACCTTCGTGCTGCCCGATGCGCGCATCGACGAGGACGTGATGATCGTACCCGGCACCGATGGGGAGAAGATGAGCAAGAGCCGGGGGAACCTCATCCGCCCGTTCGCCCCCGAGAAGGAGCTGAAGCAGGAGGTGATGGGCATCGTGACGGACAGCGCGCCCTTGGAGGCACCGAAGGATCCCGAGGCGAACACGGTGTACCGCTTGTACAAGCTGGTGGCGCCGACAGACGCGGTGGCCGACATGGCCGGGAAGTTCCGCGCAGGCGGCTACGGCTACGGCCATGCCAAGAAGGACCTGCTCGCCGCGCTGCTCGACGGGTTCCGCACCGAGCGGGACACGTACGACCGGCTGATGGCCGATCGCGGCGAGTTGGATCGGCAGTTGCGCGTCGGTGCCGACAAGGCGCGCACTGTGGCCACCGCCACCCTGGCCCGGGTGCGCGAACGGCTCGGGCTGCGCGCCCGCTGA
- the purH gene encoding bifunctional phosphoribosylaminoimidazolecarboxamide formyltransferase/IMP cyclohydrolase yields MSGTKRIGSALISVYHKDGLEPIVQELHRLGVTLYSTGGTQEFIEGLGIPVVPVEDLTSYPSILGGRVKTLHPKVFGGILGRRDLASDVAQLEEYAIPPIDLVIVDLYPFEATVAAGGSEEAIIEKIDIGGISLIRAGAKNHADVVIVAAQAQYGDLLRILRGSNGHTDLSERKRLAGLAFGVSSRYDRAIHAWFTGEPADQPLPTGQPAHTLRYGENPHQPASFHGDLHGLFEQVQGKELSYNNLLDLDAALELIDDLATLPGVPFAILKHNNACGAAVRPTVKQAWDAALAGDPVSAFGGVLVTTAPIDRATAEAIDGIFFEIICAPDYAPEAMDVLRRKKNRIILKRLAHGRMARKWRTALNGLLVQAPDSVVDNESNMRAATHRAPTDAELQDLVFANILVKHTKSNAIVLAKGAQLLASGTGQTSRVDALEQAIAKARKFNFALNGAVMASDAFFPFPDCVTIAGAAGIAAVVQPGGSIKDQESVAACDERGMAMCITGNRHFKH; encoded by the coding sequence TTGAGCGGAACAAAGCGCATTGGCAGCGCACTGATATCGGTCTATCACAAGGACGGGCTGGAGCCCATCGTCCAGGAACTGCATCGGCTCGGGGTCACGCTCTACAGCACCGGTGGCACGCAGGAATTCATCGAAGGCCTGGGCATCCCCGTGGTGCCCGTGGAGGACCTCACCAGCTATCCCAGCATCCTAGGCGGTCGCGTGAAGACCCTGCACCCGAAGGTGTTCGGCGGCATCCTGGGGCGGCGCGACCTCGCGAGCGATGTGGCGCAGCTGGAAGAGTATGCGATCCCGCCGATCGACCTGGTGATCGTGGACCTGTACCCCTTCGAGGCCACGGTGGCGGCGGGCGGCAGCGAGGAGGCCATCATCGAGAAGATCGACATCGGCGGCATCAGCCTGATCCGGGCGGGGGCCAAGAACCACGCCGATGTGGTGATCGTGGCCGCACAGGCCCAGTACGGCGACCTGCTGCGGATCCTGCGTGGATCGAACGGCCATACGGACCTGTCGGAGCGCAAACGCCTGGCCGGTCTCGCCTTCGGCGTCAGCAGCCGCTACGACCGCGCCATCCATGCCTGGTTCACCGGAGAGCCTGCGGACCAGCCGCTGCCGACCGGCCAGCCTGCGCACACGCTCCGCTATGGCGAGAACCCCCACCAGCCGGCCAGTTTCCACGGCGATCTGCACGGTCTGTTCGAGCAGGTGCAGGGCAAGGAGCTCAGCTACAACAACCTGCTGGACCTGGACGCGGCGCTCGAGCTGATCGACGACCTGGCCACGCTGCCCGGGGTGCCCTTCGCCATCCTGAAGCACAACAACGCCTGTGGTGCCGCCGTGCGCCCCACGGTGAAGCAGGCCTGGGACGCTGCGCTGGCCGGCGATCCGGTGAGCGCCTTCGGTGGGGTGCTCGTCACCACAGCGCCGATCGATCGGGCCACCGCCGAGGCCATCGACGGCATCTTCTTCGAGATCATCTGCGCACCGGACTACGCTCCCGAGGCCATGGACGTGCTGCGCCGGAAGAAGAACCGGATCATCCTCAAGCGGCTCGCCCATGGGCGGATGGCCCGCAAGTGGCGCACCGCGCTGAACGGCCTGTTGGTGCAGGCTCCGGACAGCGTGGTCGACAACGAGTCGAACATGCGCGCGGCCACGCACCGGGCACCGACGGACGCCGAGCTGCAGGACCTGGTGTTCGCCAACATCCTGGTGAAGCACACCAAGAGCAACGCCATCGTGCTGGCGAAGGGCGCACAGCTCCTGGCGAGCGGCACCGGTCAGACGAGCCGGGTGGACGCCCTGGAGCAGGCCATCGCGAAGGCGCGCAAGTTCAACTTCGCCCTTAACGGGGCGGTGATGGCGAGCGATGCCTTCTTCCCCTTCCCGGACTGTGTCACCATCGCCGGTGCGGCCGGCATCGCGGCGGTGGTGCAACCGGGTGGCAGCATTAAGGACCAGGAGAGCGTGGCCGCCTGCGACGAGCGCGGGATGGCCATGTGCATCACCGGCAACCGACACTTCAAACACTGA
- the rodA gene encoding rod shape-determining protein RodA, with protein MSTTRDRITAHLDPVLVILYLVLMGAGWANIYSAAYHPDHPGLFDQSMEYGRQSVWIVASLVLGAGILLIQGRFFRDLAWAIYAAVLVLLALVLLVGKEVNGAKAWFGVGSFGIQPAEFAKFATSLALSRYLSGLKALADLRSRAIATLLILAPVALIMLQPDTGTALVSGAFILVLYREGLSGNILLIAIVAAVLSVLALILKESSFGLPFTDARLGGQYFLMALIAAFALLAFWAVRNLVVRRYRKRFYGLILFALLGSIGFISSVDHLVSGLAQHQRDRILVMLGQMEDPQGLGYNVKQSQTAIGSGGFTGKGYLKGTLTKYKYVPMQSTDFIFCTVGEEWGFLGTTMVVVLFTLLILRCIQISDRQRSRFSRIYAYCVACVFFLHLMINVGMAIGLAPVIGIPLPFFSYGGSSLLGFTILLGILVRLDAERLTQLR; from the coding sequence ATGAGCACCACACGCGACCGCATCACGGCGCATCTGGACCCGGTGCTGGTGATCCTGTACCTCGTGCTGATGGGCGCCGGCTGGGCCAACATCTACTCGGCGGCCTACCACCCCGACCATCCGGGGCTCTTCGACCAGAGCATGGAGTATGGCCGCCAGAGCGTGTGGATCGTGGCGAGCCTGGTGCTGGGTGCCGGCATCCTGCTCATCCAGGGCCGCTTCTTCCGAGACCTGGCCTGGGCGATCTACGCGGCGGTGCTCGTGCTGCTGGCCCTGGTGTTGCTGGTGGGCAAGGAGGTCAATGGGGCCAAGGCCTGGTTCGGGGTGGGCAGTTTCGGCATCCAGCCCGCCGAGTTCGCCAAGTTCGCCACCAGCCTCGCCCTGTCGCGCTACCTCAGCGGCCTCAAGGCCCTGGCCGACCTGCGTTCGCGCGCCATCGCCACCCTGCTCATCCTGGCGCCGGTCGCCCTCATCATGCTTCAGCCGGACACGGGCACCGCGCTGGTCTCCGGGGCCTTCATCCTGGTGCTCTACCGGGAAGGGCTATCCGGCAACATCCTGCTGATCGCCATCGTGGCCGCGGTGCTCAGCGTGCTGGCGCTGATCCTCAAGGAGAGCAGCTTCGGGCTGCCCTTCACCGACGCGCGGCTGGGCGGCCAGTACTTCCTGATGGCGCTGATCGCCGCGTTCGCGCTGCTGGCCTTCTGGGCCGTGCGCAACCTGGTGGTGCGGCGCTACCGCAAGCGCTTCTACGGCCTCATCCTCTTCGCCCTGCTGGGCAGCATCGGTTTCATCAGCAGCGTGGACCACCTGGTGAGCGGCCTGGCGCAGCATCAGCGCGACCGCATCCTGGTGATGCTCGGGCAGATGGAGGACCCGCAGGGGCTGGGCTACAACGTGAAACAGAGCCAGACGGCCATCGGCAGCGGCGGTTTCACAGGCAAGGGCTACCTCAAGGGCACCCTGACGAAGTACAAGTACGTGCCCATGCAGAGCACCGACTTCATCTTCTGCACGGTGGGCGAGGAATGGGGCTTCCTGGGCACCACGATGGTGGTGGTCCTCTTCACGCTCCTCATCCTGCGCTGCATCCAGATCAGTGACCGGCAGCGCAGCCGGTTCTCACGCATCTATGCCTACTGTGTGGCCTGCGTGTTCTTCCTGCACCTGATGATCAACGTGGGCATGGCCATCGGCCTGGCCCCGGTGATCGGCATCCCGCTGCCTTTCTTCAGCTACGGGGGAAGCTCGCTGCTGGGCTTCACCATCCTGCTGGGCATCCTGGTGCGGTTGGACGCCGAGCGGCTCACGCAGCTGCGCTGA